A genome region from Vulpes lagopus strain Blue_001 chromosome 7, ASM1834538v1, whole genome shotgun sequence includes the following:
- the TRIM7 gene encoding E3 ubiquitin-protein ligase TRIM7 — protein sequence MAAVGLRTDPGAGAEALALAAELQGETTCSICLELFREPVSVECGHSFCRSCIARCWERPGPGPGPGLPCPLPCPQCREPVRPSQLRPNRQLASVATLLRRFSLPGAAPGERGLAEAAGAGCAQHGEPLKLYCQDDGRAICVVCDRAREHRAHAVLPLDEAVQEAQELLESRLKVLKKDLEDYEAFRSTEEKESKELLKQMAAEREKAGAEFQALRAFLVEQEGRLLGRLEELSREVTQKRNENIAQLEGEITQLSKLSSQIQETSQKPDLEFLQEFKNTLSRCSNVPGPKPTTVSSEMKNKVWNVSLKTFVLKGLLKKFKEDLREELEKEEKVELTLDPDTANPRLILSLDLKSVRLGQRAQDLPCHPCRFDTNTRVLASCGFSSGRHHWEVEVGSKDGWAFGVARESVRRKGLTPFTPEEGVWALQLHGGKYWAVTSPERTPLGCGHLSRVRVALDLEVGAVSFYAAEDMRHLYTFRVNFHERVFPLFSVCSTGTYLRIWP from the exons ATGGCGGCGGTGGGGCTGCGGACGgaccccggggccggggccgaggcGCTGGCCCTGGCGGCAGAACTGCAGGGCGAGACCACCTGCTCCATCTGCCTGGAGCTCTTCCGCGAACCCGTGTCGGTCGAGTGCGGTCACAGTTTCTGCCGCTCCTGCATAGCGCGCTGCTGGgagcgccccggccccggccccggccccgggctgccctgcccgctgccctgcccccagTGCCGGGAGCCAGTGCGGCCCAGCCAGCTGCGGCCCAACCGGCAGCTGGCCTCGGTGGCCACGCTGCTGCGGCGCTTCAGCCTACCTGGGGCCGCGCCCGGCGAGCGCGGACTCGCGGAGGCGGCCGGGGCGGGCTGCGCCCAGCACGGCGAGCCGCTCAAGCTCTACTGCCAGGACGACGGCCGCGCCATCTGCGTGGTGTGCGACCGCGCCCGCGAACACCGTGCGCACGCGGTGCTGCCCCTGGACGAGGCTGTGCAGGAGGCTCAG GAACTCCTGGAGTCCAGGCTGAAGGTCTTGAAGAAGGATCTGGAGGACTATGAAGCATTTCGTTCCACTGAAGAGAAGGAGAGCAAGGAGCTTCTG AAGCAGATGGCAGCTGAGCGAGAGAAGGCGGGCGCGGAGTTCCAGGCACTGAGGGCCTTCCTGGTAGAGCAGGAAGGCCGGCTCTTGGGCCGCCTGGAGGAGCTGTCCCGGGAGGTGACACAGAAGCGGAATGAGAACATAGCTCAGCTTGAGGGTGAGATCACCCAGCTCTCCAAGCTCAGCAGCCAAATCCAGGAGACATCTCAAAAGCCTGACCTTGAATTTCTCCAG GAATTCAAAAACACCTTAAGCAG GTGCAGCAATGTGCCTGGCCCCAAGCCAACCACAGTCTcttctgagatgaaaaataaagtctgGAATGTTTCCCTCAAGACCTTTGTCTTAAAGGGGCTGCTCAAGAAGTTCAAAG AGGATCTTCGagaagaactggagaaagaggagaaag tGGAGCTGACCTTGGACCCGGACACCGCCAACCCCCGCCTCATCCTCTCCCTGGATCTTAAGAGCGTGCGCCTCGGGCAGCGGGCGCAGGACCTGCCCTGCCACCCTTGCCGCTTCGACACCAACACGCGGGTGCTGGCGTCCTGCGGCTTCTCGTCCGGCAGGCACCactgggaggtggaggtgggctCCAAGGACGGCTGGGCCTTCGGTGTGGCGCGGGAGAGCGTGCGCCGCAAGGGCCTCACGCCCTTCACCCCGGAGGAGGGCGTGTGGGCGCTGCAGCTCCACGGCGGCAAGTACTGGGCGGTGACCAGCCCCGAACGGACGCCCCTCGGCTGTGGCCACCTGTCCCGAGTGCGCGTGGCCCTGGATCTGGAAGTGGGGGCCGTGTCCTTCTACGCCGCGGAGGACATGCGCCACCTCTACACCTTCCGCGTCAACTTCCACGAGCGCGTGtttccccttttctctgtctGCTCCACCGGCACCTACTTGCGAATTTGGCCTTGA